The window CCGGTCGCGGTCGCACTGTACTCGTCGAACGGGAGCGCGTACCCAAGGAATCCCTCGAGGATACCGAGGAAGATGAGCGCGGTGCCGACGAGCCAGTTCAGTTCGCGGGGGTTCCGGTAGGAGCCCGCGAAGAACACGCGGAGCATGTGGAGTCCCATCGCAGCGACGAACAGGAACGCCGCCCAGTGGTGAACCATCCGGAGCGTCATCCCGAACCGCGTGCCGTACGTGATCTGGAGGACGGACGCAAACGCCGCCGGTACTTCCGTCCCCGCGTACGCCGCGACGCGGCCCGTGTACTCAACAGCCACTGTGCTCGGCGTGTAAATCAGGCCGAGGAACGTCCCCGTCAGAACGAGGATAACGAACGTGAACAGGCTCACCTCACCGAGGAGGAACGACCCGTAGGCGTCCTCCGGGAACGCCTTCCCGAGGAACGTATCGTCGAGCTCGAGCCGGTCGTCGAGCCAGCGGTAGACGCGGCTCGGATTCTCGCCCTCCGACGCCGTCCCCTCCGCGGGTTTCTGGTCTGTTTCCGTGCTCATATCACTCTCCGCCTCCCGCCCCGATGGGCGCCTCGAAGTTTCCGGTCGCCATCAGGAGGTCGCCCTCCTCCGTCACGCCGATTGGGAGCTGGGGGAGCGGGCGCGGTGCCGGCCCACCGACGACCTCACAGCCGTTCAAGGGGTCGAAGACGCTCTGATGGCACGGACACAGGAGGTCTTGGCCGTCACGCTGACTGACCTGGCAGCCCGCGTGCGTGCACACCTTCGAGTACGCCGCGTACCCCTCGACGGTTCCATCGAGAAGTGTCGGCTCAGAATACTGCCCCTGCTCGAATCGGACGAGCAGCGTCGCGGTCTGTCCCGCCGCCCTGAGCGCGCCGCCGCCCTCCGCCTCCGGGAAGACGGTCATCGTGTTCCCGCTCCCGGCCGGAATCGCATCCAGGCCGATACGGTTCCCCTCCCCGTCGACGAGGTGGGTGCCGCTCACGTACATCGTCTTGTACGTCAGCGTCGACGTGTCCTTCACGGCCGCGGAGTCAACGCCCACGAGGCCGTTCACCGCGAACGACCCGATAGCAGCCGCCCCAGCGATACCCGCGAAGAGTTTCGCCGCGTTCCGACGCGTCTCGACGAGCGTATCTCGCTCGGGAGGCTGCTCGGGCTCTCCCCCTGGCTCCGGCTCCTGTTCCGCATCCGTCGTGGTGTCGTCGTTCGTAGACATTAGTGGTCACGTTCCTCCGCAACGTCGATGCTCGGAATGAAGTACGTGTGGTAGAGCAACACCGTCTCAGCGAGGCTCATGCACAGCAACGCCCCGTAGAACCCGAGGAACTGGTGGCGAGCCGCGCCGAACACTTCGCCCGCGAACAACGCCGCGAACACGACGGTCGCAAACGTGAACCCGCCGACGAGCCACACGCCAGTCAAGTTCGCCTTCGCGGGCCAGTACGCGACGACGCTCCGGTACTCGGACTCCAAGTAATCGGGGAGGTTGAGGTCTGTTCCATCGGTCGGTTCGATTGGCTCATCCGAACGCCCCACACGATGCGCGAACCGAATGCTCGCGAAGAGCACCCCGAACAGTCCGAATAGACCCAGCCAGGTCACGACACCCGCGACGTTAACGTTAATTTCCGTCGGCGTGTCGATGAAGTACCCGGTCGGGTTCAGCGAACTGTTCGGCGCCGGCTGGAGAGCGATCTCTTCGCCCCCCGCGTGGCCGCCACTCGCCAGAGCGACGAACCACATCGGCACCAGTACGGCGCTGATGAGCAGTACGATGACAGCGGTTTCCCGTCTCATATCAAGCTTCGTGTCCATGACGCCGCCCGGAATCGGACGACAGTCGATAGTTGGACTTCTAGTGGGGAGATTGGGAGAGACATACATCGTTGTTTCGGTTACGCTGGACGCGAAACGGCCGCCTAACCGAAACCACTTCAACACTCCCCGTCCCAAACCCAACTAGAACCGTCCACACGGACACACTAATCATGAACAGGAGGGAATTCCTCGCGGGCGCGGCCGGCACGAGCGCACTCGCGCTCACCAGCACCACCGCCACCGCCCAAGAAGACGGCGAAGGAAGCGATCCGCGCCAAGGCAGCGGAACCAAAGACGATCCGTACATCGTCGAGATGCGTACTGAGAGCAGCGAGTACTACTTCGACCCGGTCGGTATCTACGTCGAACCCGGCGACACCATCCAGTGGGTGAACGCGTCCGGAGACCACAGCACAACCTCATACACCACAGACAACCCACAAAGTAGTGTTCGC is drawn from Salarchaeum sp. JOR-1 and contains these coding sequences:
- a CDS encoding ubiquinol-cytochrome c reductase iron-sulfur subunit produces the protein MSTNDDTTTDAEQEPEPGGEPEQPPERDTLVETRRNAAKLFAGIAGAAAIGSFAVNGLVGVDSAAVKDTSTLTYKTMYVSGTHLVDGEGNRIGLDAIPAGSGNTMTVFPEAEGGGALRAAGQTATLLVRFEQGQYSEPTLLDGTVEGYAAYSKVCTHAGCQVSQRDGQDLLCPCHQSVFDPLNGCEVVGGPAPRPLPQLPIGVTEEGDLLMATGNFEAPIGAGGGE